The Actinomycetota bacterium genomic sequence AGCCATCCCGGCGTGGTCACCGTGTTCGACGTGGTCGCCGACCACCATGGGATCTTCATCGTCACCGAACTCGTCCAGGCCCCTACCCTGGCGGATCTGATGCGGGCCGAGGGGCCGCTACCGCCGCTGCGAGTGGCCGAGATCGGC encodes the following:
- a CDS encoding serine/threonine protein kinase; translated protein: MLRQAGAVARLSHPGVVTVFDVVADHHGIFIVTELVQAPTLADLMRAEGPLPPLRVAEIG